The following coding sequences are from one Musa acuminata AAA Group cultivar baxijiao chromosome BXJ2-4, Cavendish_Baxijiao_AAA, whole genome shotgun sequence window:
- the LOC135610163 gene encoding peptidyl-prolyl cis-trans isomerase FKBP20-1-like yields the protein MGDMIDLSGDGGLLKTIIRKAKIDALAPSESLPLVDVHYEGTLAETGEVFDSTHEDNTVFSFEIGSGTVIKAWDIALRTMKVGEVAKITCKPDYAYGSAGSPPDIPPNATLVFEVELVACRPRKGASLSSVSDEKARLLELKKQREMIAASKEEEKKKREEAKAAAAARIQAKLESKKHQGKGKGKAK from the exons ATGGGTGATATGATAGATTTAtcaggggatggtggtcttctgAAAACAATTATTAGGAAAGCCAAAATTGATGCACTTGCACCATCAGAGAGCCTCCCTCTTGTTGATg TTCATTACGAAGGCACGCTTGCTGAAACTGGTGAAGTTTTTGATTCAACGCATGAAGATAATACTGTTTTCTCCTTTGAGATCGGAAGTGGCACTGTCATCAAGGCTTGGGATATAGCTCTAAGAACAATGAAG GTTGGGGAGGTTGCAAAAATAACTTGCAAACCAGACTATGCCTATGGAAGTGCTGGTTCGCCACCTGATATACCACCTAA TGCAACTCTTGTCTTTGAGGTGGAGTTGGTGGCATGTAGGCCTCGGAAAGGTGCAAGCCTTAGTAGCGTCTCAGATGAAAAAGCTAGGTTGCT GGAACTGAAAAAGCAGAGAGAGATGATTGCAGCTAgcaaggaagaagagaaaaagaagagagaagaagcaaAAGCTGCAGCAGCTGCTCGAATACAGGCCAAGTTAGAATCAAAGAAGCACCAGGGAAAAGGCAAAGGGAAAGCAAAATAG